A region of Paractinoplanes abujensis DNA encodes the following proteins:
- a CDS encoding DUF6986 family protein — protein MRLTGADYDEADSRLAAHDAFLAARYPGERADRQPVHTVYIPADRLDGFREWGAEALRVMDEHDFPWSVPGVREKLAREPIEDLRVDFEDGYGVRDDDQEDAAVRKAAAILRAGDRPPFLGLRVKSLEATTRRRSLRTLDLFLSSYQDDRFMLTLPKVSGTEQVATFVALLEKLEHAYGLAGGTLRFEIQIELPSAVLAADGTATVTRLITAAGGRCTGLHYGTYDYSAAAGIAAAYQAMDHPVADHAKAVMQAAAAQTGIRLSDGSTNLLPVGSRTEVQEAWSVHHRLVSRSLERGFYQGWDLHPAQLPTRYAATYAFFREGRDVAVTRLQRYLSRAGSGIADEPATARALAAYLLRGLNCGALTDAGFAREELLTFL, from the coding sequence ATGCGGCTCACCGGCGCCGACTACGACGAGGCCGACAGCCGGCTCGCCGCCCACGACGCGTTCCTCGCGGCGCGCTACCCGGGCGAACGGGCCGACCGGCAACCCGTGCACACCGTCTACATCCCGGCCGACCGGCTCGACGGCTTCCGCGAATGGGGCGCCGAGGCGCTGCGGGTCATGGACGAGCACGACTTCCCGTGGTCGGTGCCGGGCGTACGTGAGAAGCTGGCCCGCGAACCCATCGAGGATCTGCGGGTCGACTTCGAGGACGGATACGGCGTCCGCGACGACGACCAGGAGGACGCGGCGGTCCGCAAAGCGGCGGCGATCCTGCGGGCCGGTGACCGCCCGCCCTTCCTCGGGCTGCGCGTCAAGTCGCTCGAAGCCACCACGCGGCGGCGCTCCCTGCGCACGCTCGACCTGTTCCTGTCGTCCTATCAGGATGATCGGTTCATGCTCACGCTGCCCAAGGTGAGCGGGACCGAGCAGGTCGCCACGTTCGTCGCGCTGCTGGAGAAGCTGGAGCACGCGTACGGTCTGGCCGGCGGCACGCTCCGCTTCGAGATCCAGATCGAGCTGCCGTCGGCCGTGCTCGCCGCCGACGGCACCGCCACCGTGACCCGCCTGATCACCGCCGCCGGCGGCCGCTGCACCGGCCTGCACTACGGCACGTACGACTACAGCGCCGCCGCCGGGATCGCCGCCGCCTACCAGGCGATGGACCACCCGGTGGCCGATCACGCCAAAGCGGTCATGCAGGCCGCCGCCGCCCAGACCGGGATCCGCCTTTCCGACGGCTCCACCAACCTGCTGCCCGTCGGCTCGCGCACCGAGGTGCAGGAAGCCTGGTCGGTCCACCACCGCCTGGTCAGCCGCTCCCTCGAACGTGGCTTCTACCAGGGCTGGGACCTGCACCCGGCCCAGCTGCCGACCCGCTACGCCGCCACGTACGCGTTCTTCCGCGAGGGCCGCGACGTCGCCGTCACCCGCCTGCAGCGCTACCTGTCCCGCGCCGGCAGCGGCATCGCCGACGAGCCCGCGACCGCCCGCGCCCTCGCCGCCTACCTGCTCCGCGGCCTCAACTGCGGCGCCCTCACCGACGCCGGCTTCGCCCGGGAGGAGTTGCTCACCTTCCTGTGA
- the alc gene encoding allantoicase — MEDFATLPDLASRALGGGVVWADDEFFAAADHLVLPAPPVFAPRTFDHKGQVYDGWETRRRREPGHDTAIVRLGAPGVIRGVDVDTAFFTGNYPPHAAIDGLAADGYPAPADLLAAEWTPLVPKSPLAGDSRNLFAVTSEKRFTHVRLTIFPDGGVARLRVHGVAVPDPRLLPEVFDVAALAYGARITECSNMFYGHPENVLMPGLAQHMGDGWETSRRRDDANDWLTVRLAAPAEIALVDLDTTHFKGNAPGWAAVRGTEDGAEWFDILPRTALRPDTPHRFPVRPGRVAAAARLDIYPDGGLARLRLHGRPVDGFLTDQFRRFS; from the coding sequence ATGGAAGACTTCGCCACGCTGCCCGACCTGGCCTCGCGCGCGCTCGGCGGCGGTGTCGTGTGGGCCGACGACGAGTTCTTCGCCGCGGCCGACCATCTGGTGCTGCCGGCCCCGCCGGTGTTCGCGCCGCGCACCTTCGACCACAAGGGCCAGGTTTACGACGGGTGGGAGACCCGCCGGCGCCGCGAGCCCGGCCACGACACGGCGATCGTTCGGCTCGGCGCGCCCGGCGTGATCCGCGGCGTCGACGTCGACACGGCCTTCTTCACCGGCAACTATCCGCCCCACGCGGCGATCGACGGGCTGGCCGCCGACGGCTATCCGGCCCCGGCCGACCTGCTGGCCGCCGAGTGGACCCCGCTGGTCCCGAAGTCGCCGCTCGCCGGTGACAGCCGCAACCTGTTCGCCGTCACGAGCGAGAAACGATTCACCCACGTCCGGCTCACGATCTTCCCCGACGGTGGTGTGGCCCGGCTGCGGGTGCACGGTGTGGCCGTCCCCGACCCGCGGCTGCTGCCCGAGGTCTTCGACGTGGCCGCGCTGGCCTACGGGGCTCGGATCACCGAGTGCAGCAACATGTTCTACGGCCATCCGGAAAACGTGCTGATGCCCGGCCTGGCCCAGCACATGGGCGACGGCTGGGAGACGTCCCGCCGCCGCGACGACGCCAACGACTGGCTCACGGTCCGGCTGGCCGCCCCGGCCGAGATCGCGCTGGTCGACCTCGACACCACCCACTTCAAAGGCAACGCCCCCGGCTGGGCCGCCGTCCGCGGCACCGAGGACGGCGCCGAGTGGTTCGACATCCTGCCCCGCACCGCCCTGCGCCCCGACACACCACACCGTTTCCCCGTACGGCCCGGGCGCGTCGCCGCCGCGGCCCGCCTCGACATCTACCCCGACGGCGGCCTGGCCCGGCTGCGCCTGCACGGCCGGCCGGTCGACGGTTTCCTCACCGACCAGTTCCGCCGATTCAGCTGA
- the allB gene encoding allantoinase AllB, translated as MVELVLRSRRVVTGGGERAAAVAIQGGTIVAVGSYDDVFDTEADTDLGGTALLPGLVDTHVHVNEPGRTEWEGFASATRAAAAGGVTTIIDMPLNSLPPTVDVPALRVKQAAARGQTFVDVGFWGGAIPGNSSALPALHEAGVFGFKAFLADSGVPEFPPLSPPELAAALDAAPALFVIHAEDPRYLSDLSGGATYDEFLASRPPEAEHAAIATAVEAARRAGRRVHILHLSAATALPLIAAARAEGLPVTAETCPHYLTLDAGHIPDGATEFKCCPPIRDAANADLLWRALADGLITCVVSDHSPCTPELKRRDTGDFAAAWGGIASVQLGLPVIWTAARARGHALADVADWMARRPADLVGLHRKGRIEVGAQADLVAFDPEETFVVEPARLHHKNPVTPYAGKKLSGVVRTTWLRGHAVTGDVARGRFLTREDT; from the coding sequence ATGGTCGAGCTGGTGTTGCGGTCGCGGCGGGTGGTCACGGGTGGTGGCGAGCGCGCGGCCGCCGTGGCGATCCAGGGCGGCACGATCGTGGCCGTCGGGAGCTATGACGACGTCTTCGACACCGAGGCCGACACCGACCTGGGCGGGACCGCGCTGCTGCCGGGGCTGGTCGACACGCATGTGCATGTGAACGAGCCGGGGCGTACGGAGTGGGAAGGGTTTGCCTCGGCCACGCGCGCGGCGGCCGCCGGGGGCGTCACAACGATCATCGACATGCCGCTCAACAGTCTGCCGCCGACCGTCGACGTGCCGGCTCTGCGGGTCAAGCAGGCGGCGGCGCGGGGTCAGACCTTCGTCGACGTCGGGTTCTGGGGCGGGGCCATCCCCGGCAATTCATCCGCTTTGCCCGCGCTGCACGAGGCAGGCGTCTTCGGCTTCAAGGCCTTCCTCGCCGATTCCGGTGTGCCGGAGTTCCCGCCGTTGTCGCCGCCGGAGCTTGCGGCGGCGCTTGACGCGGCGCCTGCCCTGTTCGTGATCCACGCTGAAGACCCTCGCTACTTGTCCGATCTATCCGGTGGGGCAACGTACGACGAGTTCCTCGCGTCCCGGCCGCCCGAGGCCGAGCACGCCGCGATCGCGACAGCCGTCGAAGCCGCCCGCCGCGCCGGCCGCCGGGTCCACATCCTGCATCTCTCCGCGGCCACCGCGCTCCCGCTGATCGCGGCCGCCCGGGCCGAGGGTCTGCCGGTCACCGCCGAGACCTGCCCGCACTACCTGACCCTCGACGCCGGCCACATCCCCGACGGCGCGACCGAGTTCAAGTGCTGCCCGCCGATTCGCGACGCCGCCAACGCCGACCTGCTCTGGCGGGCGCTGGCCGACGGGCTGATCACCTGCGTCGTCAGCGACCACTCCCCCTGCACACCCGAGCTCAAGCGGCGCGACACCGGTGACTTCGCGGCGGCCTGGGGCGGCATCGCGTCGGTGCAGCTGGGCCTGCCGGTGATCTGGACAGCGGCCCGGGCCCGGGGCCATGCGCTGGCCGACGTGGCCGACTGGATGGCGCGCCGCCCGGCCGACCTGGTGGGATTGCACCGCAAGGGCCGGATCGAGGTGGGCGCGCAGGCCGACCTGGTCGCGTTCGACCCCGAGGAGACGTTCGTCGTCGAGCCGGCCCGGCTCCATCACAAGAACCCCGTAACGCCGTACGCGGGCAAGAAACTGTCCGGTGTGGTGCGCACGACCTGGCTGCGCGGGCATGCCGTGACCGGCGACGTGGCGCGGGGCCGCTTCCTGACCCGGGAGGACACCTGA
- a CDS encoding TfoX/Sxy family protein, with product MAYDEVLAQRLRDRLTDPAVTERKMFGGLAFFTNGNMTVGVTGDSLIVRLGAPEVEAALSRPGVRPFEGNGRVMKSWLLVGGDHLDDATLDSWLDEALDYVTGLPAK from the coding sequence ATGGCCTACGACGAAGTGCTGGCCCAGCGCCTGCGCGACCGGCTCACCGACCCGGCCGTCACCGAACGCAAGATGTTCGGCGGGCTCGCCTTCTTCACGAACGGCAACATGACGGTCGGCGTGACCGGCGACTCGCTGATCGTGCGGCTGGGCGCGCCCGAGGTCGAGGCGGCCCTGAGCCGTCCCGGCGTCCGGCCGTTCGAAGGCAACGGCCGGGTGATGAAGAGCTGGCTCCTCGTCGGCGGTGACCATCTCGACGACGCCACCCTCGACTCCTGGCTCGACGAGGCGCTCGACTACGTGACCGGGTTACCGGCCAAGTGA
- the aceB gene encoding malate synthase A gives MTEILSDEAVGFVAELNRRFRPRRDELLRARSERRAAIAAGGSLGFLPETAHIRAAEWSAPPAPADLRDRRVEITGPTERKMTINALNSGAKVWLADLEDANTPHWSNVVDGQQNLHDAIRRTITLTTPQKTYELKGGPYPTIVMRPRGWHLDERHLPVDGTPAVGALVDFGLYFFHNAKELLERGSGPYFYLPKMESHKEAELWNDVFTYAQETLGIPVGTIRATVLIETIPAAFEMEEILHALRPHISGLNAGRWDYLFSIIKYFRDNPSMVLPDRASVTMTAPFMRAYTELLVSTCHRRGAFAMGGMAAFIPSRRDPAVNEVALAKVREDKEREAGDGFDGSWVAHPDLVPVCQEIFDRVLGEGPNQLDRQRPDVSVTAEQLLDVAATPGEVTEDGLRNDVSVGLQYLEAWLRGNGAVAINNLMEDAATAEISRSQVWQWIHNGVRLPDGTEITAELVGRIEDEELAKIRETVGDEAWSAGRFDDARKLFERVALADDFADFLTTAAYDSID, from the coding sequence ATGACCGAGATCCTGTCCGACGAGGCCGTGGGGTTCGTGGCCGAGCTGAACCGGCGCTTCCGCCCCCGGCGCGATGAGCTGCTGCGGGCCCGGTCCGAGCGCCGGGCCGCGATCGCCGCCGGTGGGTCGCTCGGTTTCCTGCCCGAGACGGCCCACATCCGCGCCGCCGAGTGGAGCGCCCCGCCCGCCCCGGCCGATCTGCGGGACCGGCGCGTCGAGATCACCGGCCCGACCGAGCGCAAGATGACCATCAACGCGCTCAACTCGGGGGCCAAGGTGTGGCTGGCCGACTTGGAGGACGCCAACACCCCGCACTGGTCGAACGTCGTCGACGGCCAGCAGAACTTGCACGACGCCATCCGGCGCACCATCACGCTGACCACACCCCAGAAGACGTACGAGCTCAAGGGCGGTCCTTACCCGACGATCGTGATGCGCCCGCGCGGCTGGCACCTCGACGAACGCCACTTGCCGGTCGACGGCACGCCGGCCGTGGGCGCGCTCGTCGACTTCGGCCTCTACTTCTTCCACAACGCCAAGGAGCTGCTCGAGCGCGGCAGCGGACCGTATTTCTATCTGCCCAAGATGGAGTCCCACAAAGAGGCCGAGCTGTGGAACGACGTCTTCACGTACGCGCAGGAGACGCTCGGCATCCCGGTCGGCACGATCCGGGCCACGGTGCTCATCGAGACGATCCCGGCCGCGTTCGAGATGGAGGAGATCCTGCACGCGTTGCGGCCGCACATCTCCGGGCTCAACGCCGGCCGCTGGGACTACCTGTTCAGCATCATCAAGTACTTCCGCGACAACCCGTCGATGGTGCTGCCCGACCGCGCCTCGGTGACGATGACCGCGCCGTTCATGCGGGCGTACACGGAACTGCTCGTCTCCACCTGCCACCGGCGCGGCGCGTTCGCGATGGGCGGCATGGCCGCGTTCATCCCCAGCCGGCGTGACCCCGCGGTCAACGAGGTCGCGCTGGCCAAGGTGCGTGAGGACAAGGAGCGCGAGGCCGGCGACGGGTTCGACGGTTCCTGGGTCGCGCACCCTGACCTCGTGCCGGTCTGTCAGGAGATCTTCGACCGGGTGCTCGGGGAGGGGCCCAACCAGCTCGACCGGCAGCGGCCCGACGTGAGCGTCACCGCCGAGCAACTGCTCGACGTGGCGGCCACACCGGGCGAGGTCACCGAGGACGGGCTGCGCAACGACGTCTCCGTCGGCCTGCAGTACCTGGAGGCGTGGCTGCGCGGCAACGGCGCCGTGGCGATCAACAACCTGATGGAGGATGCCGCCACCGCCGAGATCTCGCGCTCGCAGGTGTGGCAGTGGATTCACAACGGCGTACGGCTCCCCGACGGCACCGAGATCACGGCGGAACTGGTCGGCCGGATCGAGGACGAGGAACTGGCCAAGATCCGTGAGACGGTCGGCGACGAGGCGTGGTCGGCCGGCCGCTTCGACGACGCGCGCAAACTGTTCGAGCGGGTCGCGCTGGCCGACGACTTCGCCGACTTCCTCACCACCGCCGCCTACGACTCGATCGACTGA